From a region of the Gemmatimonadales bacterium genome:
- a CDS encoding protein kinase, whose product MSDAITRLGATLEGRYAIERELGAGGMATVYLAHDVRHNRKVALKVLRPELAAILGGERFLKEIQLTANLQHPHILPLHDSGEAEGVVYYVMPYVEGESLRDRLVKEKQLPVDDAVRIATEVASALDYAHRHGVVHRDIKPENILLHDGSALVADFGIALAVSSAGGGTRMTETGMSLGTPHYMAPEQAMGEREITPKADVYALGCVLYEMLTGEPPFTGPTAQAIIARVMTEQPRSLILQRHTIPPHLEAVVKRALEKLPADRFASAAQFVLALTHPGSIPLPPAATGAITSPGAAVPARRVGRRVSRIAGAGALLVLAAAGGAGLWKWLGPQPVFPGRPVVRFGILLPRESEPVGATGSTIAFSPDGSRIAYVGRAQAGQRLYVRGLDQLDPVPIPGSDGGILPFFSADGQWIGFRQGNRLVKVALAGGPVLPLCDVVGATFGATWSRGDTIIFASDSGLLDVPAAGGSARIVVKPDSGEGFRWPDVLPDGRAVLFTVFVGGTVKLATLDRRTGAVERLQQPGAYPRYVTAGFVVLSDPSGIISAVPFDARRLEVTGAAMPLADKVPTFVDGDRNLGVSSSGDFAYQASVTAGSRLVLVDRSGSARDAGSDTGYYFAPRLSPDGKRVAVTRFADANFSSQDVWVVDLVQRTRTRLTFDTTAGVPVWTPDGRRIAYARRPGGISSFASQIYWVPADGSGTPESLVVAAGSWSPVTFEPGGRGLVYQGRATEASRGEIWQLGLAGAATPRQVLASAFNNNAPSLSPDGRWMAYVSNESGRAEVYVRPYPGPGGRWQVSLDGGTEPVWSPVGREIFYRDADRMMAATVRTEGGFEVGSRTQLFAGTYEGFGFIRAYDVTRDGQTFVMFQRVQGAEQSVFVTLNWFDRFRAGPRGRGGR is encoded by the coding sequence GAAGGTCGCGCTCAAGGTGCTGCGCCCGGAGCTGGCCGCCATCCTGGGCGGCGAGCGGTTCCTCAAGGAGATCCAGCTCACCGCCAACCTGCAGCACCCGCACATCCTGCCGCTGCACGATTCGGGCGAGGCCGAGGGCGTCGTCTACTACGTGATGCCGTACGTGGAAGGCGAATCGCTGCGCGACCGGCTCGTCAAGGAGAAGCAGCTGCCGGTGGACGACGCGGTGCGCATCGCGACGGAGGTCGCGAGCGCCCTGGACTACGCGCACCGTCACGGGGTGGTGCACCGCGACATCAAACCGGAGAACATCCTGCTGCACGACGGGAGCGCGCTGGTCGCCGATTTCGGCATCGCCCTGGCGGTGAGCAGCGCCGGCGGCGGCACCAGGATGACCGAGACGGGGATGAGCCTCGGCACGCCGCACTACATGGCGCCCGAGCAGGCGATGGGGGAGCGCGAGATTACGCCCAAGGCCGACGTGTACGCGCTGGGCTGCGTGCTCTACGAGATGCTGACGGGAGAGCCGCCGTTCACGGGGCCGACGGCGCAAGCGATCATCGCGCGGGTGATGACGGAGCAGCCGCGCTCGCTCATCTTGCAGCGCCACACCATCCCGCCGCACCTCGAGGCCGTGGTGAAGAGGGCGCTGGAGAAGCTCCCCGCCGACCGGTTCGCCTCGGCCGCGCAGTTCGTCTTGGCGCTCACCCACCCCGGCAGCATCCCGCTCCCGCCCGCCGCGACGGGTGCGATCACCAGTCCCGGCGCCGCCGTTCCGGCGCGGCGCGTGGGGCGCCGCGTGTCGCGCATCGCCGGCGCCGGGGCCCTTCTGGTGCTCGCGGCCGCGGGCGGCGCGGGACTCTGGAAGTGGCTCGGCCCGCAGCCGGTGTTCCCAGGCCGCCCGGTGGTCCGCTTCGGCATCCTGCTCCCGCGCGAGTCGGAGCCGGTGGGCGCGACCGGATCCACGATCGCGTTCTCGCCCGACGGGTCGCGGATCGCGTACGTGGGCCGGGCGCAGGCGGGCCAGCGGTTGTACGTGCGCGGTCTCGATCAGCTCGACCCGGTGCCGATCCCGGGCTCGGACGGAGGCATCCTTCCGTTCTTCTCCGCCGACGGGCAGTGGATCGGGTTCAGGCAGGGGAACCGGCTGGTGAAGGTGGCGCTGGCGGGTGGACCGGTGCTGCCGTTGTGCGACGTGGTCGGCGCCACGTTTGGCGCGACTTGGAGCCGTGGGGACACCATCATCTTTGCGTCGGACTCCGGGTTGCTCGACGTCCCGGCCGCCGGTGGCAGCGCGCGCATAGTGGTGAAGCCGGACAGCGGGGAGGGGTTCCGGTGGCCGGATGTCCTGCCGGATGGTCGCGCCGTGCTGTTCACCGTGTTCGTGGGAGGGACGGTCAAGCTCGCCACGCTAGACAGGCGCACCGGTGCAGTGGAGCGCCTCCAGCAGCCGGGTGCCTACCCGCGCTACGTGACGGCGGGATTCGTCGTGCTGTCGGACCCGTCCGGCATCATTTCGGCGGTCCCGTTCGACGCGCGGAGGCTCGAGGTGACCGGTGCCGCGATGCCCCTGGCCGACAAGGTGCCGACCTTCGTGGACGGTGACCGCAATCTGGGCGTTTCGAGCTCCGGAGACTTCGCGTATCAGGCCTCGGTCACGGCGGGCAGCCGGCTGGTGCTCGTGGACCGCAGCGGTTCCGCGCGCGACGCCGGCTCCGACACCGGCTATTACTTTGCGCCGCGCCTCTCGCCCGACGGCAAGCGCGTGGCGGTAACGCGCTTCGCCGACGCCAACTTTTCCTCCCAGGACGTGTGGGTCGTGGACCTCGTCCAGCGCACCCGCACGCGGCTGACGTTCGATACCACGGCAGGGGTGCCGGTGTGGACGCCGGACGGCCGGCGCATCGCGTACGCGAGGCGACCGGGCGGCATCAGCAGCTTCGCCAGCCAGATCTATTGGGTGCCCGCCGACGGGAGCGGGACGCCGGAGTCGCTGGTCGTGGCCGCCGGTTCGTGGTCGCCCGTGACCTTCGAGCCCGGAGGTCGCGGTCTCGTCTATCAGGGACGGGCCACGGAGGCGTCTAGGGGGGAGATCTGGCAGCTGGGCCTCGCCGGCGCCGCGACCCCACGCCAGGTGCTTGCCAGCGCGTTCAACAACAACGCTCCCTCGTTGTCGCCCGACGGCCGGTGGATGGCGTACGTGTCCAACGAGTCGGGGCGCGCCGAAGTGTACGTCCGGCCCTACCCCGGGCCCGGCGGACGGTGGCAGGTGTCGCTGGACGGCGGGACGGAGCCGGTATGGTCCCCCGTGGGGCGCGAGATCTTCTACCGCGATGCCGACAGGATGATGGCGGCGACGGTGCGCACTGAGGGCGGGTTCGAGGTCGGAAGCCGGACGCAGCTGTTCGCGGGAACGTACGAAGGGTTCGGGTTCATCCGCGCCTACGACGTCACCCGTGACGGCCAGACGTTCGTCATGTTCCAGCGCGTGCAGGGGGCGGAGCAGTCGGTCTTCGTCACGCTGAACTGGTTCGACCGGTTCCGCGCCGGACCGCGCGGACGTGGCGGCAGGTAG
- a CDS encoding Ku protein has protein sequence MSARPIGSATISFGLVSVPIQLYSASESAASVSFNWINKKTGARCKQQYVDSKTGEKVEKDEMIKGYEFSKGQYVTFTPDEIKALEEKSTGSIDVAEFVPADQVDRLYFDKAYFLGPSKGGERAYKLLASALKKTGRAAVGQWAARGKQYLVMLRPADGGLVMETLHYADEVRSMKEVPLPEGDVKPAELALAMQLIDQGKSDEFRPKTYEDNVRKRMLEQIQRKVEGHEITAEPTEAPETQIIDLMEALKASLAKGGTRAGAAADRKPTRRAERAARPAAAVKTTKIKLLKSKRKTA, from the coding sequence ATGAGCGCACGTCCAATCGGCTCCGCTACCATCTCCTTCGGGCTCGTCTCGGTCCCGATCCAGCTCTATTCCGCCAGCGAGTCGGCGGCGTCGGTTTCCTTCAACTGGATAAACAAGAAGACCGGTGCGCGCTGCAAGCAGCAGTACGTGGATTCGAAGACCGGCGAGAAGGTCGAGAAGGACGAGATGATCAAGGGGTACGAGTTCTCGAAAGGCCAGTACGTGACCTTCACGCCCGACGAGATCAAGGCGCTCGAGGAGAAGTCCACGGGCTCCATCGACGTCGCCGAGTTCGTGCCCGCCGACCAGGTGGACCGCCTGTACTTCGACAAGGCCTACTTCCTCGGCCCGAGCAAGGGCGGCGAGCGCGCCTACAAGCTGCTCGCGTCGGCGCTCAAGAAGACGGGGCGCGCGGCGGTCGGCCAGTGGGCGGCGCGCGGCAAGCAGTACCTCGTCATGCTGAGGCCGGCGGACGGCGGCCTGGTGATGGAGACGCTGCACTACGCCGACGAGGTGCGCTCCATGAAGGAAGTCCCGCTTCCCGAGGGCGACGTCAAGCCCGCCGAGCTGGCACTTGCAATGCAGCTCATCGACCAGGGGAAGTCGGACGAATTCCGCCCCAAGACGTACGAGGACAACGTGCGCAAGCGGATGCTGGAGCAGATCCAGCGCAAGGTCGAGGGCCATGAGATCACGGCCGAGCCGACGGAGGCGCCGGAGACGCAGATCATCGACCTCATGGAAGCGCTCAAGGCGTCGCTGGCGAAGGGCGGGACAAGGGCGGGCGCGGCGGCCGACCGGAAACCCACCAGGCGGGCCGAGCGGGCGGCGAGGCCGGCGGCGGCCGTCAAGACGACGAAGATCAAGCTGTTGAAGTCGAAGCGGAAGACCGCCTAA